The Plasmodium yoelii strain 17X genome assembly, chromosome: 8 genome includes a region encoding these proteins:
- a CDS encoding PIH1 domain-containing protein, putative has product MEDIKISYEEKEKFQKAFRQHEFRILFDEYFDEISDGKYRKEKEDYLLSLYFKGELKKDQILIKPNEVFCVKTKILYSNQMNQNLFINICTHPGIYSISFENISVGKLSIPYSLSQIRPDKQGEKICCLTIDCCVNPSTVDAIRAYNEVLNFLLENVCQCIEQNFMKDNEKVCRDLKILNDIICKGDKPFLLCINKNSIIKSVLIEEEKKLEQLKKEFENKETITTENDVNKLLDKSKIKTEIKNNIQNGENNVVRNGETDLNSCEKEYVSKKKEKQKYFIYHQGSLNTSSFFKLKEYEHISLNLPNKIKIVINIDNYVKKNDIKIDIKEKKINVIFNNIEDNLIIDLPYPCDSKDYLCVLKNKKKIVEIYLNLCKEFVKSYTQKLYKEHVYKEIDDNKEGSDSFEYIDDLVKSYEAEEAKNEKNEIQNSVKFSENISIDDSNSLSGKRAENGPENGSEKGSENGSENEQDMSIECSRCGDKDKVAINDPKDSSNNCLNFDEKKDFFNFNIDAKFNKDSNNKSNDIEPCTSEENSKKEKKIYIKSDENYIDECNINLQNDQNSIYNTKDVKNDCTLKNLKIEMVHQKKNYNSKQGDKNFILNEYNNKTDYVVKKDKDKREMENLIFEFNEQELFNYDNMYESMNKETFLSSILWAAYI; this is encoded by the exons ATGGaggatataaaaataagttacgaagaaaaagaaaagttTCAAAAAGCCTTTAGACAACATGAATTTAGaattttatttgatgaatatTTTGATGAAATATCAGACggaaaatatagaaaagaaaaagaggattatttattaagtttatattttaaaggggaattaaaaaaagatcAAATTTTAATTAAGCCTAATGAAGTATTTTGTGTTAAAACAAAAATCTTATATTCAAATCAAATGAATCAAaacttatttataaatatatgcacacaTCCAGGTATTTATAGTATTTCATTTGAGAACATTTCAGTAGGAAAACTTAGCATACCTTATTCACTATCTCAAATTCGACCTGACAAGCAag GAGAAAAGATATGCTGCCTTACAATCGATTGCTGTGTGAACCCATCAACTGTAGATGCAATAAGAGCATATAATGAggttttaaattttttgctCGAAAATGTTTGTCAATGTATAGAACAAAACTTTATGAAAGATAATGAAAAGGTGTGTCGagatttaaaaattttaaatgatataattTGTAAAGGTGATAAACcctttttattatgtataaataaaaattctatCATAAAAAGTGTTTTaatagaagaagaaaaaaagctagaacaattaaaaaaagagtttgaaaataaagaaactaTAACAACGGAAAATGATGTTAACAAACTTTTGGATAAAAGTAAGATAAAaacagaaataaaaaataatattcaaaatgGTGAAAACAACGTCGTACGAAATGGCGAAACTGATTTAAATTCATGTGAAAAGGAATATgtttcgaaaaaaaaagaaaaacaaaaatatttcatatatcATCAAGGTTCATTAAATACATCATCCTTTTTCAAACTAAAAGAGTATGAACATATTTCTCTAAATTTgccaaataaaataaaaattgtaataaacATTGATAATTATGTTAAGAAAAATGATATCAAAATagatataaaagaaaaaaaaataaatgttatatttaACAATATTGAAGACAATTTAATAATTGATTTACCATATCCATGTGATTCCAAAGATTATTTAtgtgttttaaaaaataaaaaaaaaatagttgaaatatatttaaatttgtgTAAAGAATTTGTCAAAAGTTATACtcaaaaattgtataaagaGCATGTTTATAAAGAAATAGATGACAATAAAGAAGGTTCAGATTCATTTGAATATATTGATGATTTAGTGAAGAGTTATGAGGCCGAAGAagcaaaaaatgaaaaaaatgaaatacaaAACTCTGTTAAATTTAgtgaaaatatatcaatagaTGATTCTAACTCTTTATCGGGAAAACGCGCAGAAAATGGTCCAGAGAATGGTTCAGAAAAGGGTTCAGAGAATGGTTCAGAGAATGAACAAGACATGTCAATAGAATGTTCTAGATGTGGAGATAAAGATAAAGTAGCAATAAATGACCCCAAAGATTCATCAAATAATTGTCTAAattttgatgaaaaaaaagatttttttaattttaacatAGAtgcaaaatttaataaagatTCTAATAATAAGTCTAATGATATAGAACCATGTACATCTGaagaaaatagtaaaaaagaaaaaaaaatttatataaaaagtgATGAAAACTATATAGATGAATGTAATATTAATTTACAAAATGACcaaaatagtatatataatacaaaggATGTTAAAAATGATTGtactttaaaaaatttaaaaatcgAGATGGttcatcaaaaaaaaaattataattccAAACAAGgtgataaaaattttatattaaatgaatataataataaaactgaTTATGTAGTGAAAAAGGATAAAGACAAAAGAGAGATggaaaatttaatttttgaatttaatgaacaagaattatttaattatgataatatgTACGAAAGTATGAACAAGGAGACATTTCTTTCATCCATTCTATGGGCagcatatatatga
- a CDS encoding PUB domain-containing protein, putative, whose product MEENNKIIDQLIELGYSKEISMRVIKMSEAKTVDEALSWIELIEENPDVVNSKINTDNKGENGNSTESISENVAVDKNIESSKEQKPKLTPEEAQKKAIELQKKIREKKLQKEKEEEIEKEKKRIAMTKEIQKRKEQLEEYERKKYIENLERERNEYKKEKQKQLELLKREYEAKFSMTYNPDSQKKKSIEDLGENQKRDEIAILFNNLKNKHKNNKTELISSLNILRKYFSNIKDNILEKKFQKIKKENKVFIEKIKIYEEMITIFLLVGFEDTGEFYVIKNYPNTYLLSSAIKFIDLVIKNLNS is encoded by the exons atggaGGAAAATAATAAG ATTATCGATCAACTAATTGAATTGGGATATTCTAAGGAGATAAGTATGAGAGTTATAAAAATGAGTGAAGCTAAAACAG TTGACGAAGCTTTAAGTTGGATTGAACTCATTGAGGAAAACCCCGATGTTGtaaattcaaaaataaatacagaCAATAAAGGTGAAAATGGAAATAGTACGGAAAGTATTAGTGAAAATGTAGCAGTAGACAAAAATATAGAAAGTAGCAAAGAACAGAAACCGAAATTAACTCCAGAAGAAGCTCAAAAAAAAGCTATTGAATTGCAAAAGAAAATtcgagaaaaaaaattacaaaaagaaaaagaagaagaaattgaaaaagaaaaaaaacgaatTGCTATGACAAAGGAAatacaaaaaagaaaagaacaATTAGAAGAATAtgaaaggaaaaaatatatcgaaAATTTAGAAAGGGAAAGAAacgaatataaaaaagaaaaacaaaaacaatTAGAACTGCTAAAAAGGGAATATGAAGCCAAATTTTCTATGACTTATAATCCTGAtagccaaaaaaaaaaaagtatagaAGATCTAGGAGAAAATCAAAAAAGGGATGAAATCgctattttatttaacaatttaaaaaataaacataaaaataataaaactgaATTAATAAgttcattaaatattttaagaaaatattttagtaatataaaagataatattttagaaaaaaaattccaaaaaattaaaaaggaaaataaagtgtttattgaaaaaataaaaatatatgaagaaATGATTACCATATTTCTTTTAGTTGGATTTGAAGATACAG gCGAATTctatgttataaaaaattacccTAATACATATTTACTTTCTTCTGCCATCAAATTTATTGATttagttataaaaaatttaaattcatAA